A region of Acidimicrobiales bacterium DNA encodes the following proteins:
- a CDS encoding SET domain-containing protein-lysine N-methyltransferase: MPPIRSWRSPGIEVRDGAVAGLGVFAVEPIPAGRIVAVKAGHIVDREEVFRLTAEIGDQSLQIHDDLYLSPRTAAEVDETAIRINHSCDANVGFRGQVVYVAMRDIAVDEELCHDYAMDRTDDYRLQCCCGAALCRGTVTGEDWRLPEVQARYEGFFVEYVAEKIRGLSTGG; encoded by the coding sequence GTGCCGCCCATCCGGAGCTGGCGCTCCCCCGGCATCGAGGTCCGGGACGGTGCGGTCGCCGGGCTCGGGGTGTTCGCAGTAGAGCCCATACCGGCCGGCCGGATCGTGGCCGTCAAGGCCGGGCACATCGTGGACCGTGAGGAGGTGTTCCGGCTGACCGCCGAGATCGGCGACCAGAGCCTCCAGATCCACGACGACCTGTACCTCTCGCCTCGTACGGCCGCCGAGGTGGACGAGACGGCCATCCGCATCAACCACTCGTGCGACGCCAACGTGGGCTTCCGGGGCCAGGTCGTATACGTGGCGATGAGGGACATAGCCGTAGACGAGGAACTCTGCCACGACTACGCCATGGACCGCACAGACGACTACCGCCTGCAGTGCTGCTGCGGCGCCGCGCTGTGCCGCGGCACGGTCACCGGTGAGGACTGGCGCCTGCCCGAGGTGCAGGCCCGCTACGAGGGCTTCTTCGTGGAGTACGTGGCCGAGAAGATCAGGGGCCTGTCGACAGGCGGCTGA
- a CDS encoding SDR family oxidoreductase, with amino-acid sequence MSKTRSPADPLDFTGMSVIVTGGTRGLGRVIARTFLDAGADVLVCARNAPDSPITSSDGERPAAFVAADVRDADQVAAAVAAAFESAGRLDVLVNNAGGAPPADSATVSPRFNEKILALNLTGPMTFSQAARRAMVDPSNPAGGGVILNISSVSGSRPNPGGVAYGAAKAGLENMGRTLAHEWGPEVRVVTVTVGLILTEESERFYGDAAGRAAIAENLAMRRLGDPAEVADMCLVLASPLARWVTGTSVEVHGGGEGPAYLGLADRDAAGD; translated from the coding sequence GTGAGCAAAACCCGGTCCCCTGCCGATCCCCTCGACTTCACCGGGATGTCAGTGATCGTGACCGGCGGAACCCGCGGCCTGGGCCGCGTCATAGCGCGGACCTTCCTGGATGCCGGCGCCGACGTACTCGTCTGCGCCCGGAACGCACCCGACTCCCCCATCACCTCGTCCGACGGGGAGCGACCCGCTGCGTTCGTGGCCGCCGACGTGCGTGATGCCGACCAGGTTGCCGCCGCGGTGGCCGCCGCCTTCGAATCCGCCGGTCGCCTCGACGTTCTGGTGAACAACGCCGGTGGAGCGCCCCCGGCCGACTCGGCCACGGTCTCGCCCCGCTTCAACGAGAAGATCCTGGCCCTGAACCTGACGGGGCCGATGACGTTCAGCCAGGCGGCCCGGCGGGCCATGGTCGACCCGTCGAACCCTGCGGGCGGTGGCGTGATCCTCAACATCTCGTCGGTCAGCGGAAGCCGTCCCAACCCCGGTGGGGTGGCCTACGGGGCGGCCAAGGCCGGGCTGGAGAACATGGGCCGGACCCTGGCGCACGAGTGGGGCCCGGAGGTCCGCGTGGTCACCGTCACGGTCGGCCTGATCCTGACCGAGGAGTCGGAGCGGTTCTACGGAGATGCCGCCGGTCGGGCCGCCATAGCCGAGAACCTGGCCATGAGACGCCTCGGGGACCCGGCCGAGGTGGCAGACATGTGCCTGGTGCTGGCATCACCGCTGGCACGCTGGGTAACCGGCACGAGCGTCGAGGTCCACGGCGGCGGGGAGGGACCCGCCTACCTGGGCCTCGCCGACCGCGACGCCGCAGGCGACTGA
- a CDS encoding acyl CoA--acetate/3-ketoacid CoA transferase subunit alpha, with amino-acid sequence MPDKLMTEDDVVAQLEDSMTIGIGGWGSRRKPMSLVRAIARSSLEDLTIVSYGGPDIGILCATGKVRRAVYGFVSLDSIPLEPHFRQARQQGTIQFTELDEGAFYLGLLAAAHRVPFYPTRAGLGSDMLTMNPELRTVASPYPDADGSSEEFVAIPALRPDVSLIHMNRADAGGNGQFLGPDLYFDDLFAKAADRTFMSCEKVVATEALLDEGTFHTLKIPRLFVDGVVEAPRGAHFTECPPDYERDEAFQREYAATARDPEAWAAFADRFVHAPSHAEYLHRVDERAAERDAEGAAP; translated from the coding sequence GTGCCGGACAAGTTGATGACAGAGGACGACGTCGTCGCGCAGCTCGAGGACTCCATGACCATCGGCATCGGTGGTTGGGGGTCGCGACGCAAGCCCATGTCGCTGGTCCGGGCGATCGCCCGCTCCAGCCTGGAGGACCTGACGATCGTCAGCTACGGCGGGCCCGACATCGGCATCCTGTGTGCCACCGGCAAGGTCCGTAGGGCCGTGTACGGCTTCGTCTCGCTGGACTCGATACCCCTGGAGCCGCACTTCCGACAGGCCCGCCAGCAGGGCACCATCCAGTTCACCGAGTTGGACGAGGGAGCCTTCTACCTGGGCCTGCTGGCCGCCGCCCACCGGGTGCCCTTCTACCCGACACGGGCCGGCCTGGGCAGCGACATGCTGACCATGAACCCCGAACTGCGGACCGTCGCCTCGCCGTACCCGGACGCCGACGGCAGCTCCGAGGAGTTCGTGGCCATCCCGGCCCTGCGACCTGACGTCTCGCTGATCCACATGAACCGGGCCGACGCCGGCGGAAACGGGCAGTTCCTCGGGCCCGACCTCTACTTCGACGACCTGTTCGCCAAGGCGGCCGACCGTACCTTCATGTCCTGCGAGAAGGTCGTCGCCACCGAGGCGCTGCTGGACGAGGGGACGTTCCACACGCTGAAGATCCCCCGGCTCTTCGTGGACGGCGTTGTCGAGGCACCCCGGGGAGCGCACTTCACCGAGTGCCCTCCCGACTACGAGCGGGACGAGGCCTTCCAACGCGAGTATGCGGCGACTGCCCGGGATCCCGAGGCCTGGGCGGCATTCGCCGACCGGTTCGTACACGCGCCCAGCCACGCCGAGTACCTGCACAGGGTGGACGAGCGGGCCGCCGAGCGTGACGCCGAGGGGGCCGCCCCGTGA